The following proteins come from a genomic window of Triticum aestivum cultivar Chinese Spring chromosome 6A, IWGSC CS RefSeq v2.1, whole genome shotgun sequence:
- the LOC123128990 gene encoding uncharacterized protein, with protein MQPGREDADPRRRRFRCPAPVAPSRFAGVRHFGLPFSSSSKSARDWYLLQREHYDSVTRELKNYSREVVWTERLAKLLNVVYVLGTPFIVGPLVLKGIAIRRM; from the exons ATGCAGCCTGGCCGCGAAGACGcggatccccgccgccgccgcttccgctgCCCGGCTCCCGTTGCCCCCTCACGTTTCGCCGGCGTTCGGCACTTCGGCCTTCCTTTCTCCTCCTCCAGTAAG AGCGCTAGAGATTGGTACCTGCTTCAGCGAGAACATTATGACAGTGTGACAAGAGAGTTAAAAAACTACAG CCGTGAGGTTGTGTGGACTGAAAGGCTAGCTAAGCTGCTTAATGTGGTATACGTGCTGGGTACGCCTTTTATCGTTGGCCCTTTGGTCTTAAAAGGGATTGCCATTCGGAGAATGTGA